The genomic stretch tctgttgatgctgttgcatctgtagttcctgtttgcgtatctagattttccatctccaggattttctcagtttgtgttctgtattgcttttatttctattttccatttcctctacctgtttgtttatttttcttggctCTCTTGGCTTTATTTTCAGGGTTTTATTCCTTTCCTCCTATTGTTTGTTAATGTTTTCCTGGATtgctttaagagatttattcatttcctctttaaagacttctctCATCTCCATAAAATTGGTTTTAAGGTTATTCTCTCGTGCTTCACCTGTGCTGGAATAGctagggcttgctgtagtagcgTGGCTGGGCTCTGGTAGTTCCATGTATTGCCTTGGCTcctgttgattgtgttcttatgctgtccTCTAGATGTCTGGGTTGGGGTAATTATAAGTTTAGGTGACAgtttctgagtttatctttgttaGATGGATGCTTTTCTCttggttctgttttctttatggtCTTCTTGCCTGAGACACCTGTGCTTCTGGTGACTGGCAAGTTTTCAGGTCCAGTAGGGTGTCTCCACTGGGGTTTTGATGACCTGCATGATCTCTGGGATTTTGGGGGCCAGAATTGCATTGGGGTTCTGGGGTTTTGAGAAGTAGTGTGGTCTATGGTGATCTAGGTACTGGCATGGTCTCTGGTAGAGCAGAGGGTTTCTGGGATTCTGGATACCAGTGTGGCCTCTGGGGTTCCAGGTACCCACATGGATTATGGGGTTTTGAGTACTGGCATGGTCTCCCATAGAGCAGTGGACTTCTTTCGGAGTTATGGACTGGGGTATGGAGATCAGGAGAGGGAATATTATTAGGAAAACTGGGTGGGCTCTAAGGAGTGTTGGGCTTTGGGCGGAGTCCTACCTGGGATTCCAAGTACTGTGGTCTCCAGTAGAGTAGTAGGCTTCTGCTGGAGTTGTAGGCCAGAGGGTATGGAAATGGGGAGGTGGTACTGTTGGGAAAACAGCTCCACTAGAAATTATGACAACTGATCTCTCAATATTGCTgctccatccatccctccttgctgaaaactgaaccccCAACTTACATGTTGCTTTCTTATACATGACATCTGAAATCATGTCAACAGACTTTACATAGTCTATCTTATAGGCTGAGTGTTTATCTACTCCTAAAAGTCATGTATTAAAACTCAGCCCCTCAAACTCAGTGGTGCCATTGAACAAAGATACCAGCAATTCTAGGGGTTGACCCTCTCCTGAATTCTATGCTTTCTCACTATAGGCAGAAGCCCCCACTGCCCTTACACAGCCTATTCAAATGCTGCCACCTCAGCTAGCCTCATTGCTTTGCCTTTATCACTTCTTGTTGCATTACTGACAGAATCAATCATATCCATCTTCgtgtttcttctgtgttttcttcctctgctttctgtcctgGACTACCCAAAACAAAGggttttccctcctctttctctttctcctccccctccttctgaGGCCAGCAGTTTGCTTATCCATGAGGTCAAGAACTATGTCAGGTTCATATCTGCCCCAAACAGAGCCTTGGGCATTTCTGATGCTtgatacatatttattaaatgactGAATGACTGACAAAGGAAAGTTTGGAAGATGAAATAGCTATTTCTCCATCCTAAAAACTCCTGAAGGCATGGATTACATGAATGTGAGTACACAAAGGCTAGTGTAGGGATATCTGACATCATACAGATGCATATGTCCTGCTAGAGCATCTTTATTTGAATCCATTTCATTCTCCCATCTTGTTTTAATAGAGATTTTTCCAGGGTGAGTTGAAGCAAGAGTCTATAATTTAGGCCACAAGAAAGATATTTACCCTTCGTCAGGAAAGGAAGAACTTGGTTTATAAGAGTCTAGGTAGGAGAGGATGTCACTTGGTCTCTAGAATCTTCAGGTTCACTTATCTGGAGTCTTGAACTACTTCGGAATAACTTGGTATTGGGTTTGGTGGTTCTGGGATGACCACTGGGTTTGTTGCATAGACGTTTGGAATGACCACACCTGGCTGAAAAACAACAGCACACAGCAGGTAAACACTACACTAAGGATAGAGTAGTCCTCTAGAGATTGGATGCTGGAAGCCTACACTCTGGCATGGTGCTGCTGAGGTGATGGAACCTGCAGGAGGTGAGCTCTGGTGGATGGCAATCAGGCTATGGGTACCACTTTCGTAAATGGAtctatgcttggctcagggagaggGCTACTTTTCACAGGAGGATGTTGTAACAAAGCAAGATCACCTCGTGTACTTGAGCCTTTCTAAACCAGagcattcttcttttccttctcttttatatTATAACCCAGGCAGAGAAAGCCACTGCTCAGAAGTACCCCAGGGTAATGATGTTTAGATACTCCAGCCACTGGAGCTGAGAGGCAAgtaaacctttttattttataagttgcccAGCCTTAGTGATAACAACAGAAAGTAGACTAAGGTACCCCAGTAATAAAGGCTCATTAAAGACAAACACTGAGGCCCATAGATAttttcccacttcctcctctttagCTGGAatggaattcacagagaccctGTTAGTATCCCATCGAATTGGGGTGTATTTCTACCCACAAAGAGCCCTAGGACTCACATTGTTGTAGTGACAACAGGCCACCTGGCAGCCAAAGTGGGAGGACACACTTGCAATGCTGAGCTCCAAGAGGCAGAAGATGAGCAGCACACTAGAAATAGCCACGCCTGTTCTCTGGAATCAGAAGAAACCGGGATGGCATCAGTGCTGGACCAGGAGTTTGATGAGACTCAACAATGGATcatctgtgtggccttggcaAAGTCTCCCTCCCTGAACCTTATGGGGCAAATGTCTCCCAGATTTTTATGATGCTATAATATGGGTGGAAAATGGTTATTTTATGATCGATTGCAATATCCTTTACAGGAAGGAGGTTCATAGGTTAAGGAAATGGTTGCTTCAGGGTAATTTCTTAGTAAAATGGGTTGTGTAGAGGATACACATGACTTTCATATCAAAAGGATCAGGCTGACTGCCATGATGAAGAGAGCTTTGAGGTGGTCAGGCTGACAGGGGCTGAGGAAGggtgaaggaggggaggagaattTGGTCTGTTGGGTGAGGCTGCCTAATTATCTCAGTATCTGATGAGTACCAGATTAATGCTGAGGCCCAAACTGATGTGCGTTGTTGGTGTAAAATCCACCTGGACATCAAAGAATCACtgctcaaaatgaaaatattcccgACCCTTACTACACCTGAACTAAATGTGGTTCTGCCCCTCATCTCTCTCACTTCTTCTAAGTCCCACATTAGCAAgaatccttccttctctgcagGCAATGTACAATCCTTTCCCTTTGTCACAGGCCTATGTGGTGGGTTAcagcctcctcccttcctccaaaaCCTATAGGACCTGCCACCGTCTATTCTGCTATATGAGCCAGAACTATCCCCAAAGTCTCTACcatgctgtctgtctctctgtgcagGAATCACTCTTCCTAGATGCCCTCATTCCCTGAGACCTGGAGCTGATCTCCACCATAGTGGCTGGAGTGAACAAAGAACCTGATGCAGAGCCTGTCTCTACAGAATCagacctctctcccttccttgacCATCACTTCTTCTTTTAATAGTGtatgctaattaaaaaattaaaataaaaaattagttgCATTTTTCAATGTGGCAAAGGAGAATCTGAAATCCTATATGCACCtcatcttctatttctattacaTGGTGCTGGTTGTAGTACAGGTGAGCAGGTGACAGCTGTTGGAGCTGGTCCTGCCATTGCTTAGCCATGCTCATTCAGTTACTGTTTTCTGTTGTGTGTGACAGGAAGGGTATATCCAGAGAAGCCTAAAAGCGTATCTGGCTCTGCAGAAAAAGTTTGTTGGGGGTCTGTCAATCCTAGCCTCCCCCTGTGAGGGGCTGCTGCAGAGCCTGATCTTGTGTACATCCtgacatttgcaagaaaatgaatgcaactggaagctattattattatcttcCTGAACTCTGCATATTTCTCTTAACATAATAATggtgcatgttttctctcatatgtggaacctagattttagtgtgtgtgtgtgtgtgtgtgtttatgttttgttgGTCATAATGCTAGAAGGGGAATCTTGAGAAAGGAGGAAATTGTCATAAaggaggtgggggatggagagatgtttCTGTGGTTGATATCAAGGGCTGCTTTTGCtgaaggcctgggttcagttcccagcatccacatggtggctcataactatgtgtaactccagtttcagggtatccAAGggtctcttctgacctccatgggaacCAGGCATACATGTGTCATATACAGATGTACATGACcacaaaacacttgtacacacagaataaaataaataaatcgttaaaaataaaaaagtagaaagcAAGTAAAATAAAAGCTGGAACCAATttggggggaagaaagggaagcaacTGGAAGTGAAGGGTGGACAGGAGGTGGAAAGGGAGCAACTGAGGACAGAGGATGACAGGTATGTGTCGTGATGAAACTGCACAGTAacctaaaaatataaacaagagagtttttaaaggaggaaaaaagtgGCTCTTGAACCTTGGCCTACATAGCTGACAGGAAAGCGGAGATGGCAGACAGCTGGTAATAAATTGGCAGCTGGTATTTCTGCATCGTCCTGTTTGATTTTTCCAGTGCTACAAGGCACCTAACTATCTCACACAGGCAGTAAAAGCTGAGGGAAGGATATGGCTGAGGACTTTAAACCCTGTCCTGGTCCTTTGCCTCCAGTGTTCAGTGGGAGGGCTTGGTTGCCAGGGCCTTTCTGGTAAGGTCTGAACATAGCTAAATAAAGGCAGAGACCTTTGTTTAAGGACACTCACCACACCCAAGTTCTCCTGGTAAGGGTAGTAGCTAGTGTAGATATATCCTGATGAGATACTGATATCTGTGATGTAGAGCATGATGCCCACTGCAGAACAGATGGCGCTGAAGATGTTCAAGCCCACACTGCCATTCAGCTGGAGAAGACAAACAGGGTcagggtgggaggggaagaggggcagAGCTGGGACCTGCAGGTTCAACAAACATCCTCTCCCCATCTGTACTGTTAAAAATAGACCACACGTAGTCTTTACCATTGTAGCTATTTATGAAAGTCATAGTCCAGTGGTATGAAACCCTTTATGCTTCCTGCACAGAGAGGTATGTCAAGATATGTTAAACTTCCTTTCTGGGTATTTTCCAATAGAGCTCATCGAATTGTAGGAACCTTGATCTCTGGGCAACCTGCTCGTCAAGAAAGCAGAGTTCATTTCTAGGGAAGCACAAAAACGTCTCTCTTTGTCAGTCTGCAGAGTTCAGATTCTGGATTTCTTAGTGAAGCAGGAGCTGGGGCCTTTACTGGCCCCGGCAAGAATGGCTGGAGGCCTGAGTGTGCTACACGCTATGGACATACTCAGTTTCTTGTCTGTGTAGTGTGTCCTGGACTCCTCAGAGCTTTGTTTCTGCTCCTGGGAGGGCCTTCTATGCAAGCTAGTcagtcctctctctttcttcccattctgACATCTTACGAGTGGTGGCAGCATTGTCCCTTCTCtatatgaggtgtgtgtgtgtgtgtgtgtgtgtgtcctgtatgCAAGAGTTAGCATGCATGAGAGTGCCCTTGGTGTTATCAGTGCAAGAGTAAGAGGAGATTTGTTTGTCAGTCCTTTTCCCCACTGTGACACTATAGGCTCCCATCTGGGACAGACAGCCCCAGAATGTGACTTACCAGGCAAGGTGAATTGGGCTGAGTTTCTGCCGCCACTGAGAGAGACCCTGAAATGATAAACTTGTGCACAAGATTGAGACCTCACCAAGGGTTAGGCATCAGGCGCCCTTCCCGAGGAATCTGGTTCTGAGAGTGCATCTATTTGCTCACATCCAGAGTAACTTATGGAGACCCCGGATCTACAATGGCAGAGAAGGTGTGTGATGATTTGCTAAGGGACAGAGCAGGGATAGGAGAATCAGGATTTTTACAATTCACCAGAACAGGTTTTGAAGTTTGGTTTGAAACTTAAGCCATCTTTGGTGCGTTATTAACTTGTTTAAGTCTTTATTTCCTAATATGAAAACCAGCAAACATTGCTATCTTTTTAGGCATCATTGTGAAAATGTATGCCTCACATTTACAGTGACTCGTTCACAGTAGTCAATTGACGTTAGCCCATCTCCTGCTGTTTGCTTACAGATCTTCACCATCTGTTGCTTTCCAGGTTTTATCTCGGGATTCATGAAGTGTGGGGCTCTGGAGGGAAGGGGGACAGTGCTGACTTCATTGCTGTGTTCCCAGAAGAACTCAGCATTGGTCTTTTCTGTTGCGTGACTGAATGGGCTCTGTCCAACCACTTAGATAATGAACGTGAGTCTCTGATGCTAAGCAGAACATGAGGGGAGAATTTCTTGCCAATATTAGAGATCTGTAGTCAATGCGGTTGAGGGATCACTTGCCCTTGTTGGCCCAGTGTGTTAGCAGTGGTGGTCTGAGAGAGCATCAGCTAAGATGCAGGGTTCTACTTGAGGTGCTTTAAGAAATGGctctggtggggtgtgtgtgtgtgaggaattcattcatttgtttatcatTCACTGATGTAAAGCACACAATCCTAATATTTGTAGTATATTTATAGAGTTCTACAGTCTAATTTGAGAACATTTTCCTCATTCTGTCCTTATTAGTAATCTCCATTCCTCCATCCACaagtaatattttttcttaaacctTGAGTAATAGTCCACCTAATAATATTGTTATTTCCTTTATAAAGATAGCAAAAATCTGTGCATATGTCATTTTCTTAAGCCATGTAGCCCCTAGTAAGATGCCATGCTCCAGCAAATACCTCCTCACCCACGCTCGTACAAGAAGCTATAATTAAACCCAGTGGGTCAAAAGACAAAACACCATGAAAGTAGGAGATGCACTACTGGGGAAGGGGGGGTCAGGAGGAGTTGGAAGAGGAATAAAAGAGGGTAATGGGGGTAAATGTGATCACACTATgtgtacaattttaaaaatgaataaagcaaatttaaaaatatgggcAGGATGAGGCTTATGAAGTTTTAAATAATTCAGTCAAGAGCACTAAGCAAGCAACAAGGCTGGAGCTCAAACCCAGGTAGCTTGGCTTCAGACTCAGTGTCTTAGCCTTCATCCTAGTCTTCCCACTTGGGGCAGATGCATAGTTATCTACAGTGTGCACTTATTTCAGTTGCTTCCCTTCCAAGGAAAATgtcctcttttattttctgtcagtGGAGAAACAAGTCTCAGTACCACAGATTTTCTCTTATGGAGATGTgttaggaagggagggagggaagaaagctgagtttcctttctttctttctttctttctttctttctttctttctttctttctttctttctttctttctttctttctttcttgttagtCCCCTGGAGGTGCCAAAGAAGGTGCTTCTTTGTTCTGGAGGAGGGCGTTAGTAATTGATAGAAATTAGTACATGATAGAGATTAGTAATTGATAGAGActggaaagggagagacagagttaAGAAAGTGACAAAGAACAACAGTGAacgaaaacaacagcaaaacaccGGAAGACAAAGGGAAGAAGGTTGTTAGATGAAGGCCCCCAGGGCACTTGGGATGTTGGGCACTTCCTGGTTCTAGCACACACTCAGGGGAATCTAACATGACACAGTAAACTAGTGAGTAGCAGTGACATTGTGAGATGTTTCAACACACGTCTAATCCGTagagagttggggggagggagggaggggaattgAACTCCAAGTGGGTCAGTTCAGAGTCTAAGGAAATTGCAGCCTGGGCATGTGTCAGAACAAGTTCTTTGAAGGCTACATCCTTATGATTCTGTAGGCTGGTGAGGCTATAGGATCACATatcccattttattattttatgggaaAGGCAGGTATTGTTTG from Mus caroli chromosome 19, CAROLI_EIJ_v1.1, whole genome shotgun sequence encodes the following:
- the Ms4a8 gene encoding membrane-spanning 4-domains subfamily A member 8 isoform X2, producing the protein MNTVTSPGPMANSVYVVAPPNSYPVVPGTVPQMPLYPSNQPQVHVISGHLPGLVPAMTEPPAQRVLKKGQVLGAIQILIGLVHIGLGSIMITNLFSYYTPVSLYGGFPFWGGIWFIISGSLSVAAETQPNSPCLLNGSVGLNIFSAICSAVGIMLYITDISISSGYIYTSYYPYQENLGVRTGVAISSVLLIFCLLELSIASVSSHFGCQVACCHYNNVSVVIPNVYATNPVVIPEPPNPIPSYSEVVQDSR
- the Ms4a8 gene encoding membrane-spanning 4-domains subfamily A member 8 isoform X1; amino-acid sequence: MNTVTSPGPMANSVYVVAPPNSYPVVPGTVPQMPLYPSNQPQVHVISGHLPGLVPAMTEPPAQRVLKKGQVLGAIQILIGLVHIGLGSIMITNLFSYYTPVSLYGGFPFWGGIWFIISGSLSVAAETQPNSPCLLNGSVGLNIFSAICSAVGIMLYITDISISSGYIYTSYYPYQENLGVRTGVAISSVLLIFCLLELSIASVSSHFGCQVACCHYNNPGVVIPNVYATNPVVIPEPPNPIPSYSEVVQDSR